A portion of the Sulfuriferula sp. AH1 genome contains these proteins:
- a CDS encoding nucleoside-diphosphate sugar epimerase/dehydratase, with protein sequence MVSRFNSRIALAIAHDIIAAGLAWLLAYWLRFNLSIPAEYWPSAMSTLAWVVPVQALAFWRFGLYRGIWRFASLPDLQRILAAVGVAALLIPLALFMFQIKAIVPRSVLVLDPLLLLLIMGGSRLLYRAWKEHRFGSLCSDRNPLIILGAGGAAASLVRELAYSNEWRVVGLLDDMPTKQSRDLYGIPVLGKLDSLPVHAAKLDVKHAVIAMPSAGHSVRRHAAQICADAGVNALTVPAFDDLASGKVTVSALRKIELDDLLGRDPVQLDDAGLHGLLTDQVVLVSGAGGSIGSELARQIAHFQPKLLILFEMSEFALYKIEQEFTTNFPAVKILCAIGDVKHRAVVDNLLSQHHPAIIFHAAAYKHVPLMEQSNAWQAMRNNVLGTYTLASAAQRHGVAKFVLISTDKAVNPTNVMGASKRLAEMVCQSLHATPADTPRTRFVAVRFGNVLGSSGSVIPKFQEQIAHGGPITVTHPDITRYFMSIPEACQLVLQAGLMGDGGEIFVLDMGEPVKIADLARDMIRLSGFSENDIKIVYSGLRPGEKLYEELLADDEHTLPTPHPKLRIAQARLVDDAWLALAVEWLTQDSIISEAEVKQKLKAWVTEYTPQS encoded by the coding sequence ACACGACATCATCGCAGCCGGCCTGGCCTGGCTGCTAGCCTACTGGCTGCGCTTCAACCTGAGCATTCCGGCCGAATACTGGCCCAGTGCAATGAGTACGCTGGCCTGGGTAGTACCGGTGCAGGCGCTTGCATTCTGGCGCTTCGGCCTGTATCGGGGGATATGGCGTTTTGCCAGCCTGCCGGATCTGCAGCGCATACTGGCAGCGGTAGGCGTGGCAGCATTGCTGATTCCGCTGGCATTATTCATGTTCCAAATCAAAGCCATCGTGCCGCGCTCGGTATTGGTGCTGGATCCGCTATTGCTGCTGCTCATCATGGGCGGCAGTCGCCTGCTGTACCGGGCATGGAAAGAACATCGTTTCGGTTCACTCTGCAGCGACCGTAATCCGCTGATTATATTGGGGGCAGGCGGGGCTGCGGCTTCGCTGGTGCGCGAACTGGCGTACAGTAACGAGTGGCGTGTCGTGGGCTTGCTGGATGACATGCCCACCAAGCAGAGCCGCGATTTATATGGCATTCCCGTCTTGGGCAAGCTCGATAGCCTGCCAGTCCACGCTGCGAAACTCGACGTCAAGCACGCCGTCATCGCGATGCCATCAGCCGGCCACAGCGTGCGTCGTCATGCCGCACAGATTTGTGCCGATGCCGGCGTCAATGCACTGACGGTACCCGCCTTTGACGACCTGGCGAGCGGCAAGGTGACAGTATCCGCGTTACGCAAAATAGAACTGGATGATTTATTGGGGCGTGACCCGGTGCAGCTCGACGATGCCGGTCTGCATGGCTTGCTTACCGATCAGGTGGTGCTGGTGAGCGGTGCCGGTGGCTCGATAGGCTCGGAACTCGCCCGCCAGATCGCTCACTTCCAGCCCAAGCTGCTGATTCTGTTTGAAATGAGCGAATTCGCCCTGTACAAAATCGAACAGGAATTCACCACCAATTTCCCCGCAGTAAAAATCCTGTGCGCAATCGGCGACGTCAAGCATCGTGCGGTCGTCGACAATCTGCTAAGCCAACACCATCCTGCCATTATCTTTCATGCCGCGGCCTACAAGCATGTGCCGCTGATGGAACAAAGCAATGCCTGGCAAGCCATGCGCAACAACGTGCTCGGCACCTATACCCTGGCCAGCGCGGCACAGCGTCATGGCGTCGCCAAATTCGTGCTCATTTCCACCGACAAGGCCGTCAACCCCACCAATGTCATGGGCGCATCGAAACGTCTGGCAGAAATGGTGTGCCAGAGCCTGCATGCAACGCCCGCAGACACCCCGCGCACGCGCTTCGTTGCGGTGCGCTTCGGCAATGTACTCGGCAGTTCCGGCAGCGTCATTCCGAAATTCCAGGAACAGATTGCCCACGGCGGACCAATTACGGTCACCCATCCGGATATCACCCGCTACTTCATGTCCATCCCCGAAGCCTGCCAGCTGGTGCTGCAAGCCGGCCTGATGGGTGACGGCGGCGAAATTTTCGTACTGGATATGGGCGAGCCGGTGAAAATCGCCGACCTCGCCCGCGACATGATCCGCCTCTCCGGATTCAGCGAGAACGACATCAAAATCGTCTATTCCGGCTTGCGCCCGGGCGAAAAGCTGTATGAAGAATTGCTCGCCGACGACGAACACACCCTGCCTACCCCGCATCCCAAACTGCGTATCGCTCAGGCCCGTCTGGTGGACGATGCCTGGCTGGCCCTTGCAGTGGAATGGCTCACTCAGGACAGCATCATCAGTGAAGCCGAAGTAAAGCAGAAACTCAAGGCATGGGTGACGGAATACACACCTCAGTCATAA
- a CDS encoding YSC84-related protein: MINIRRALLKFILVTATTLSLGAISSQVYAATAEDLNRDAAQALQILYKSNPLAEDISKKAKAVLVFPNIVKAGLVFGGSYGEGVLFKGSRVDGYYNSVSASWGLQAGAQSYGYAVFLMNDKAVKYLAKTKGWEIGVGPTVVVVNEGIAKNLSTSTLKDDAYAFIFDQQGLMASLSIEGTKISHIKR, from the coding sequence ATGATTAATATACGACGTGCTTTACTTAAATTCATACTCGTCACCGCTACAACATTATCTCTGGGTGCAATTAGCAGTCAGGTGTATGCGGCAACCGCAGAAGATCTGAATCGGGATGCTGCCCAAGCCCTGCAAATCCTGTATAAGAGCAACCCGCTCGCAGAGGATATTTCGAAAAAGGCCAAAGCGGTGCTGGTTTTCCCCAACATAGTTAAAGCCGGGCTGGTATTCGGCGGAAGCTATGGCGAGGGGGTGCTGTTCAAGGGTTCGCGAGTCGACGGTTACTATAATTCGGTTTCGGCATCATGGGGTTTGCAGGCAGGTGCCCAGTCATACGGCTATGCGGTCTTTCTCATGAACGACAAAGCGGTGAAATATCTCGCGAAAACCAAAGGCTGGGAAATCGGCGTGGGGCCGACGGTGGTCGTGGTGAATGAAGGTATCGCCAAGAATCTGTCAACGTCGACATTGAAAGACGATGCTTACGCCTTTATCTTCGATCAGCAGGGATTGATGGCCAGCCTCAGTATCGAAGGTACCAAAATTTCCCATATCAAGCGTTAA
- the hypE gene encoding hydrogenase expression/formation protein HypE, protein MTETYITLAHGNGGRYMRELIEEVFARHLGNPLLDVNADAARLPWDAGELMFTTDGFTVQPLEFPGGDIGSLAVHGTVNDLAVAGAIPRYLSLNAFIEEGMPLARLDRIVASLACAAKAAGVAVAAGDTKVVRRGEGGGLYLATAGIGVRVPGIELGMQTIQPGDAILVSGPVGDHGIAVMLAREQFGLKGELASDSASVLPLTKALLGLPGLRFMRDPTRGGLATVAHEISRATGLQASLQQADIPVREQVQAVCEILGYDPYYLACEGRVVAIVAAADAALALAAWQALPEGQDAALIGHMQAGRPQVVLHTPLGGTRMLDELEDDPLPRIC, encoded by the coding sequence ATGACTGAAACGTATATCACGCTGGCACACGGCAATGGCGGCCGCTATATGCGCGAGCTGATCGAGGAGGTCTTTGCCCGCCATCTCGGTAACCCGCTGCTGGATGTCAATGCCGATGCGGCGCGATTGCCGTGGGATGCGGGCGAACTGATGTTTACCACCGACGGCTTTACGGTTCAGCCGCTGGAGTTTCCCGGCGGTGATATCGGCAGTCTGGCGGTGCATGGCACCGTCAACGATCTGGCAGTAGCGGGTGCGATACCGCGTTATCTATCGCTGAATGCGTTCATCGAGGAAGGTATGCCGCTGGCCCGGCTGGATCGCATCGTCGCCAGTCTGGCATGCGCTGCGAAGGCGGCGGGCGTAGCAGTAGCGGCGGGCGATACCAAAGTGGTGCGGCGCGGCGAGGGCGGCGGGCTGTATCTGGCGACGGCCGGCATCGGCGTGCGCGTACCGGGCATCGAACTCGGCATGCAGACTATCCAGCCGGGCGATGCGATCCTGGTGTCCGGGCCGGTAGGCGATCACGGTATCGCAGTGATGCTGGCGCGTGAGCAGTTCGGACTCAAGGGCGAGCTGGCCTCGGACAGTGCGAGCGTGTTGCCATTGACCAAAGCGTTGCTGGGCCTGCCGGGGCTGCGCTTCATGCGCGACCCGACGCGTGGCGGTCTGGCTACCGTCGCGCATGAAATCAGTCGCGCCACCGGGCTGCAGGCCAGTCTGCAGCAGGCCGACATCCCGGTGCGCGAGCAGGTGCAAGCAGTCTGTGAAATTCTGGGTTACGATCCCTATTATCTGGCCTGCGAAGGCCGGGTAGTGGCGATAGTGGCAGCAGCCGATGCGGCGCTGGCACTGGCTGCATGGCAGGCGTTGCCTGAGGGGCAGGATGCGGCGCTGATCGGTCACATGCAAGCGGGGCGGCCACAGGTGGTGCTGCATACGCCGCTGGGCGGTACGCGCATGCTGGACGAGCTCGAAGACGATCCCTTGCCGCGAATCTGTTAA